The genomic region CTTCCAATAAAGATTCGAATCCGGGAAAGGAAGTTTCGATCCAAGAAGTTTCATCCGGACGAATTTCCAAACCACTTACCGCTTTTAGGATCATAAAACTCATCGCGATCCTATGATCCATTTTAGTGAAAATATCCACAGAGTTTCCGGAAAGCCAGGAAGAAAGTTCGGAAGAATTTACACTGGAATTAATTTCAGGAATTTCGTACCCATCCGGATACTCATGCACAGTAATTCCAAGATTTCGCAAATTTTCTACCATGGCGGAAATTCGATCCGATTCTTTTGCTCGTAATTCTTCTGCATGACGAATGATAAATCCACCTTTTGCAAAAAGACCTGCGATCGTCAGAATTGGGATCTCATCGATCAAAGAAGGGATCCATTCTTCTTTAATTTCAGCATAACATAAATTAGAAGAAACCGCTTCCAGATCTCCTACAGGTTCCCCGCATTCTATTCGTTTATTGTGAACAAGAATTTTTGCACCCATTGCTTCGAGCGCATGAAGGATACCTATGCGAGAAGGATTTAATCCCACATTTTTCACAAGAACAGAACCTTCTTTTAATAAGACTCCAAGTACCAAGAAGAATGCAGCGGAAGAAATATCCCCAGGCACCTTGAATTCTTTTGCTTCGAATATATAAGGAGGTTCCATTTTAAAATGAGTGGGAGAAATGAAGTTCAGTTTATTTCCCAAAAACCGGAACATATTTTCGGTATGGTCTCTGGAAAGAATCTCTTCTTCGTATTCCAAAGAAGTTTCGGAAGCCATTGCTGCCAACATCAGACAGGATTTCACCTGAGCGGAAGCGATCGGACTTTTATAACGGAAGTCGGAAAGTTTTTTTCCAAGGATCTCAAGAGGAGCCTTATCCTCTTTTCCGGAGATGGAAGCTCCCATAGAATTTAAAGGTTTTATAATACGGGACATCGGCCTTTTTTGGAGAGAATGATCCCCGGTTAATATTGCCTTAATTCCTTGGAGTCCGCAGAGTAATCCTGCAGATAATCTGATACCGGTTCCTGCATTCCCGAAATCCAAAACTTCCTTTGGAGATTGAAGAGCGTTTTTGCCTGGGCTCGTAAAAACATATTCTCCTTTTGAGATCTTCTCCACTTTTAAACCAAGCTGAGTGAAAGCTTTCATCGTATTTAAAGGATCTTCCGCCTCTAAAAAGCCGGAAACATGAGAAGCCCCTTTGGATAATACGGAGAATAATACGCTTCTGTGAGAAAGAGATTTGTCTCCCGGAACTGTGATCTCTCTTCCGGAAGATTTAAGGATTCTTGGAATCATTTTGTTTCTTTAAAATTGCGTCCCTATCTATACGAGATTTTTCCATGAAGGACTCCCAATGTTTTAGGTCGAGCGGCTTTTCTGGATCCAACTCCGAAAGAAGTTTATCCAATCTATCCTTATAATCCAAAAGAGCCTTATAGATCTCTTCTTGGTTAGAAGAAAATATAGGTGACCACATTTTAGGATTAGAACCTGCAATCCGGGTCATGTCCCTAAAACCTCCGCCGGTCAAAGGCAAAGGAGAATTTTGGGTAAATTCCCTTACACACCCGTTTTCCCAAACCCAATTCGTCATCAGAGAAGAGATCAAATGAGGAACATGAGATACATAGGATAGAATTTTATCATGATCATGTGCAGGAATTTCAGTGGTAGACATTCCTAGGAATTTCCAAAATTTTTCTATCTCTGAAAATGCCTCGTCGGTCGCACCTTTCGGTCTAGTTAAAATACAAAGTCTGTTTTCATACAGATCTACATTTGCAAATTCCAGACCGGATTCTTCGGAACCGCACATCGGATGAGAAGAAACATATCTATGTTCTCCGGTCAGAACCGATTCCACTGCGTGAACGATCTCCTGCTTAGTGGAACCCATATCAGTCAAAAGACCTTTAAATCCGGAAGGAAGTTTGGAAATCACTTCGACTGTAGTATTGACCGGGACCCCGAAAACGATCAGGTCATAAGATTCCCAGTCAGGAGATTTCGAAAATTCGTCCGCAGTAAAAATTTGATCCGCTGATTTAAGACGGATCCCCTTCTCCTTACTGGAAGGTGATCCTACCACTCCCACAATTTCTGCAGAAGAGTTCTTTTTTCGTAAGGCCAAGGAGAGGGAGGCGCCCATCATTCCCAGGCCGTAAATCAGGATTCTAGAAAATTTAGTTTTCACGGGTTAGGTGGAGAGATCGGATAAGATCCCAAAATCCTAAGATAAATTGTATTTTCCTTTAAGGTGTTTAGGACCTCTTCGATCAGAGGATCCTTTTTATGACCCAAAAAATCTATGAAGAAGTTATACTCCCAGGATGTCCTGCGCGTAGGTCTGGACTCCACCTTGGTCATATTGATCCCTTTATCAAAAATAGGTTTTAATACTTTGTACAAAGATCCAGGTTTATCAGGGATAGAGAATACTACGGAAGTTTTATCATTCCCGGTAGGAGGACATTGGTTCTTGCCGATGATCAAAAACCTGGTGGTATTGTCGGACATATCTTCGATGGATTCTCGAACCAGATCCAGACCGTAAATTTCAGCAGCGATGGAAGAAGCTACTGCAGCACATGCTTCCTTCTTCTCCGCAACAATACTTGCAGCCCTGGAAGTGGAAGGTGTTTCCGAAACTTCTACATGAGGAAGGTTCGCAGCGATCCAATTCCTGCACTGTGAATTTGCGATCTTGATCCCGTACAATGTTTTGATCTTAGAAAGATCATGTTCGAATCCTAAAAGATTCAAATGTATCTTCAAATAAATTTCAGAATAAATATTTAGATCGGAAACTAAGAACTGATCCAGAGTAGAGTTCACAAGTCCTTCGGAAGAATTTTCCACAGGAACCACACCGTAATCCGCCTTATCAGTTTCCACCGCGCGAAACACTTCCGGAATAGAAGGAAATTCGGTCGCCTCTACGGAAGTCCCGAATCTTGCACGAACTGCTTGGTGAGAAAAAGATCCTTCCGGTCCAAGATAACCGATCTTTAAACCCTTCTCTACGGAGAAGGAGCCGGACATGATCTCTCTATAAATTGCGATCAACACCTTGTCCGGAAGTGGTCCTCCGTTCAGTCCAAGGATTTTTTCGTAAACGTCCTTCTCTCTATCGGGACGATAGATAGGTTCGTTATTCTCTCTTTTGATCTCTCCGATCTCTGAGGCAATCTCCGCCCTGGCCTGGATAGCCTTTACGATCTCTTTGTCCAGAGAATCGATCTTGTCCCGGAACTCTTTCAGTTTGTCGTTATTCTTGGCCATTCTCTATCAAATCATCCAGGTTTTCGAATTTCAATTCCTTCACTTCCACAGGGGCAGGTAAATCGGTCAGTTTATTTAATCCGAAATGTATTAAAAAATCTTTAGTAGTTCCGTACAATGCAGGTCTTCCGGGAACTTCCTTATTACCGACCGGCTTAACCAGTTTTTTAGATATAAGAGAAGTTACCATCGCTCGAGAAGAAACTCCTCTTATATCATCAATTTCGGATAATGTGATCGGCTGTTTATAAGCGATGATCGCCAGAGTATCCAAACTAGAACGGGAAAGTTGTTCTCTCTTCTTCTCTTTGAAAAGTTTTGCTAAAATTTCGGAATATTTTTCGTTCGTAGAAAATTGGTAAGCTCCTGCGATCTCCCTAAGAACGAAACCTCCGTCCTTCTCTTGGTAATCCAAGATCAACTCGTCTAGTATATCACGAGCTTCCTGTTTTTCGCAGTCTATGGATTTTGCGATACTGGCTAGTTTAAGCGGCTCTCCGGAAAGGAAAAGCAGCGCTTCTATCAGTCCTTTTAAGCCGGCTTTGTCGCGTTCCACGGTTCTCCCACCAAGAATATACGGATTTCGCCGAAAGTTTTGTGCTGGCGGATGGATACAATTCTCTGTTTGCAGAGCTCCAACATTGCCAGAAAGACGGCTACTATCTCGGCTTTCTCCGGCTTGACCGTAGAAAACAATTCTTCAAAGGAGATATCCGAACGTTCGACGAGCAGTTCGGAAATGGTACCCATCTTTTCCTCGACAGAATACCGGTGGGGCGCGGTAAGTAAAGCGGGAATCTCGCCTTCGTCTTCCCGTTTTTCCAAGATCTCATTAAATGCGGAGATCAGGTCTAAAAGGCTTAGATCCAGCCAGGATTCCGACTCGTCTATAACCTGATTGGTTTCTCTGGAGAATACTCCGGCCTGGACCTTGTCCACATCCCCCATTTTCTGGGCGGTTAATTGGAATTTTTTATGTTCTAGAAGTTTTTCGACCAGTTCGGGTGGAAGAGGAGGATCATAATCTTCTTCTTCGAAACCTGGATCGGGTAATAATGCTTTAGATTTGAGATAAACTAAATTAGCGGCCATAAGAGCGTATTCCGCTCCCATGTCTATATGAATACTTGCAGAAATCTTAATGAAGTTTAGAAAGTCCTGGGTGATTTGAGAAAGGGATACTTCAAATATATCCACCTTATAACTTTCGATAAGAGACCAGAGAAGACTCAAAGGTCCCTCCGTAATACCACCTTCCGAATTGTTCCATTGAACTACGAAGGATTGTGTGGCGTTTTCTCTCTCCATCTCTATGAATTCAGTGCTTTTTCTGCCGCCTGTTGCAATCTTTCAGGCGAGAAAGGTTTTACTACGAAATCCTTCACTCCCATCTTGATCGCTTTCGCAAGAAGTTCTTCCTGACCAAGAGCAGTTACCATGATGATACGTGCTTTCGGGTCTAATTTAAAAATTTCCTGGGCTGCTTCGATCCCGTCTTTTTCTCTCATGGTGATATCCATGGTGACTAGGTCCGGCTTAATCGCTTTGTACTGATCGACAGCGATGTTTCCGTTTTCGGCCTCGCCGACGATCTCATGCCCTCCGGCGACGAGTGCGTCCTTCACCATGGTCCTCATGAATTTTGCATCGTCTACTACGAGAATTCTGGCCATAATTAGTTTCCCCTTTCTTTAAGAATGGAAAGTATCCTTGATGTTATTGCGCTTACTGGTTCTACGAACTGAACCCCACCCATTTCGATGGCTTGGCGATTCATTCCGAAGATCACGGAGCTGTCCTCGTCTTGGGCGACGGTAGAAGCACCAGTCTCTCTCATTCTGAGAGTCGCCGCCGCTCCATCCTTACCCATGCCGGTCATAATCACACCGACTAAGGCGCTCCCGTATTCCCGGATTGCGCTGTCGAATAAAACTTCGACTGAGGGCCTGTGTCCATTTACCAGCGCTTCCCTACCTAAGGCAATCCATTTACGTCCTGCCTTAGATTCGATCTTTAAATGTGCATCACCCGGAGCCACGTAACCTGTACCGGGACGAACTTCTTCTCCGTCCTCGGCTTCCTTTACTGTAATTTTAGAGTGATCGTTTAAACGAGAAGCGAAAGCTTTCGTAAAACCCACAGGCATATGTTGTACGACGAAAATTGGTAGATGAAAATTCTCCGGAAAATCGGAAAAAACTGTCTGTAACGCTTTCGGACCACCTGTAGATGTCCCGATACAAACCGCTTCCACGGCTTTTTTTTCATCTTTGAAAATTTTACTTTTGACCGTATCTACGATTTTTTTGGGATCAAGGCCCGCATGACTTGGTCGTAAACTATCAAAATAAGCGAGTATCCTATTTTTGAGAACTGTTCCTATTTCTTCCGGATTAAATTGATTACTGGAAGAAGGTTTCGGAACGAAATCTATAGCTCCGTATTCTAATGCTTTGAAAGTGGCGTCCGCTCCGTGTTGTGTCAAAACGGAAAGCATCATTACCGGAATACCCAATTTTCGTTTCTGCAGTTCTTGGAGTGCGGAAAGCCCATCCATTACAGGCATCTCCACATCTAAAATTACTAAATCAGGCCGCAGTTTTGTTGCGAGCTCGATACAATCCACTCCGGTCTTACCGGTAGCTATAACTTGGATCCGACTTTCTTTTTTGATCTGGTCCGAAATAATATTTCGCACCAAAAGAGAGTCGTCTATGATCACGACCCGAATCGACCCGTCCGCGGGAGTTCCTACCACGACAAAATCCTAGTGTTTAAAATTTCGGAAGTAAATCCATGAGTTCATCGAAATCCGGAAGGAATAAAAGTACTCCTAACAGGTTGTTTCCCTCATGATTAAATTCAGTGAGCATACTTAAGAACTTAGTTCTTTCCGGTTTAACAACATCCAGAACTTCCAGGAAGGTTCCTTCCACAAGTTCCGGAACGTCCGGCATCACGCCCACTTTCGCCTTATTGGAAATAGAGTTCAAAACGGAGGCACAAACAATGTTTGCGATCTCGGACAGAACGCTCTTAGTATCATCGTCCAAAATGTCTCCACTCGGATTAGAATCCAAAAGTTCTCTGGCTAGATTTTTGGCATTCTCTCTGGAGAACATCATCAGCATATTCCCGTTCAGATCTCCGGTCATTCTGACTTTCATTCCGTAGAATTTATCGTCGGAGAAACGGATCTCGGATGCCAGACCTTCCTTATCATTCATGATAATTTCGGGAATAAACAGATCCACGTTCCTGTTCAGGATCTGAGAAAGTACCATACCGGCATTCATCATACCTGTGTTCACTACGGATTCGATCTTCTTGATCTGTTCCTTGCTTAGGTTTCCGGTGAATTCTTTAGAGTGAGAAACAGCCATGATTCTCTGTTTTTTCTGCTCCAAGAAACCTTCTATAATATGATCCGCTCTTTTTCTTTCTTCGTCGGAAACGGGAGAATCTGAGATCAACTCATTGATATGAGATCTGTAAGCTTCTTCCATTCCTTCTTTTTTAGCTGCAGGCCTTTCCAGGACTGCGGTGTTGGAAGAAAGTTCGGAAGGACTTTCAGTGGAAGTGATCAACTTTTCTTCGGAAGTGCGGATCTCCATAGTCGTCTTGATCGGAGTGGAAGAAACTTCTCTTTCGAGTTCTTCTTTTGCTACGATTACCTTTTTGGATTCTTCCGATTTTTTACGTTCGCTTTTCTTGCGGCGTTCTCTTTCTCGAGTAGTGATCTCATGTAGTTTATGATTATAAACGTTGGTAGGATTGGAAGTTTTTTGGATATACTTCTCTTCTTCCGTCTCGATGGTTCGGATCGTGCTGATACGTTTCATCGTTTCCAGATGATAGTTCACATATCTTGCATTTTCTTCCAACTCGGCGGCAAATTCCACAAGCCCCGGGATATCCAGGACCATGATGATGGTTCCGTCTCCCATGATGGAAGCGCCGGTAAGTCCCTTGATATTTTTGAAGTTTTTCTCCAAGGACTTGATGACTGTCTCGTGTTTTCCGACTAGCTCATCCACCATGAAGCCTAACTTGCGGCCCTTGTATTGTACGATAACTACCGGGAATTCTTCTCTGTCCGTTTTGTCTTGAAGACCCAAGATACGATTCAATCTGTAGATAGGAAGAACCTCTCCTCTCAAATTGATGATCTCGTTCCCTTCCAGAGTAGTGATCTGTTCGTTGTTAACCTTGATCGTTTCGTTCACTTCCGATAGAGGGAAAGCGTAAACTTCTTCTTCCATTACGATGAGGATAGAAGGAATGATCGCTAGTGCCTGAGGGAAGGATAGAACGAAAGAAGTTCCGGATCCTTTCTGAGATTGGATGAGAATTTTACCTTTGAATTCTTGGATAAGACTATTCACCACATTCATTCCGACACCACGTCCGGAGATATCCGTAATCTTATCCGCAGTGGAGAAACCTGGTGCAAAGATGAATTGATAGATATCGCTTTCTTCTAAAGCAACTGCATCCGTTTCGGACACGAGTCCCTTCTCGATCGCTTTTTTACGGATCTTATCTAGATCTAATCCGCGGCCATCGTCACGGATCTCCACCATAATATTGCTGCCACCTTGGTAGGCATTCAGTTCTACGATCCCGGTTTCAGGTTTACCTAATCTTCTTCTTTCTTCAGGAGTTTCAATACCATGATCCACGGAGTTTCGGATCAGGTGGAGAAGAGGCTCTCCCAATGCATCGATCACCTTTTTGTCCAGCTCAGTGGACTCTCCATTCAGGACCAGATCGACTGTTTTGCCTGTTTCTAAAGAAAGGTCTCGGACCAAACGAGAGAAACGACGGAACACCGTGGAGATCGGGACCATCCTGATATTCATGATACCGGATTGTAGTTCTTTGGAGATACGATTGATTAGATCTATACGGCCTTTTAGTTCATTGAATAACTGATCGTCTCCGAAAGTGCGAAGAAGATCATCGTAAATTTTTTGGAAGCCTGAGTTTGTGATCACAAGCTCGCCCACGTTATTCATGAGTTGATCCAGTTTATCGGAAGATACTTTAATACTTTTTAAAGTAACTTTAGCCTCAGTGCTTCTTTCTTCCTCGTCCAGTTGGTAGGAAGAAGAAACCCCGGTTTCAGAATAACCGCTGAGCTTATATTCCTGGATCATCAGATTTTCTACCATGTCTACGTTTGCAGCCTTAGTAAGTTCCTCTTGAGATTCCGAACTTATGATCAGTATAGAAAGATAAGGAGCCTCTGTCCCATTCTCCAATTCTTCCGCGCTTGGTTTGGTGCGAAATACTTGGCCTAAATTTTTTAGGTTTTGGACGATTAGAGTATAACGTAATCCTTTCATCGGGGAATCTTTTTTGAGTCCCACTTTTAAGAGCCAAGGTTTTCCGGTACCGTTACGAAGGATTTCTTCGATCTCTTTTTGATCGTCTGCATCCAGATCGATCCCATTGCCTGAAATTTCTTCCTGTTTTGCGACTGGAGCTGCGGATTGAGAAACGGATCTTGCACCCGCGTTAGGGGCAGAAGCCATATCCGGATTTTTTTCATAGGCTTCCAGTCTTTGGATCATATCCGTATAAGGAGTATCCACTTTTTTACCGGCGGCAACATTCACGATCACGTTCTTGATCAGATCAAAACATTGGAATAATAGATTTACTAGGGAAAGATTAACTGCAAGTTTTCCATCTCGGATACTTTGGAGAAGATTCTCCATTTTGTGAGCAAGGTCGGAAAGATTGTACAATCCGACGAAAGCAGCCGAACTTTTTAAAGAGTGAGCCGCACGGAATATATCATTGATGGTCTGAGGATCGGATTGGTCCTTTTCCAGTTTTAGAAGATTCGCATTTAGTTCTTCTATCTGGTCTTCGGACTCTTCCAAAAAGAGTTCTGTGTATTCTCCAAGTACTCCTGCCATTTACGCTTCCTCCCCTGCATAATCCATCACCTTGGAAAGATTCAAGTTCAGGATGAGAGAGTCTTCGAACTGGCTGACTGATTCTATAAGTTCGCTATAATTTACGCTCAGGTCTTCGTCCGCTTGGCTGACCTTGTCCCTGCGGATCTTAACCACTTGTTTCACCGAATCTACAAGGAGCCCCGCCCTTTTTTCTCCGGTAACAACTACAATGATCCGAGTGGAAGGAAGAATATCACAAAAACCTAATCCAAAAAGTTCCTTCAGGTCCATGATAGGAATGATCTCACCTCTCAAGTTGATCACTCCCAAGATAAAACCTTCGACATTAGGAATTCTTGTGATAGGTACCGGTTTTAGGATCTCGTGGATATAGAGAATATCGATCCCGAAAATTTCCTTATCCACTTCGAATGTAAGAAATTCCTGGATGGTATCCAGTTCTTTTTCTTCTTGGTTTAGTTCCGCGTGGTTGTTTTTATCTATGGTTTTCACCGGTTCTCCGCCACTTACTCTTTCAAAACGGAAACTTTGGGCACAAGTTTCCGGCTTAGTACATTGTCGACACGGAGCCCCCTGAAAAAGAAACTCCCAATCAAATTATCCGACTGATTTTTCTCCCATTTTCCCGGGAAAGCAATGGTTTTTTTTCTCCGTAATCACTGTACCTGCTTTCAGATCATGGGGTTCCGCGGAAAAATCGCAAGGGTATAGGTCCTCAAAAGAAAGGCCAATCATTTTTTCAGAAACTATATCCTTTAGAGAACGATCGTAAAAACCCTTTCCCCTTCCTAACCTCGCCCCGTCGGAATTCCAACCCAAGGCGGGAACTAGGATCCAATCGGCGTCTTCCGGTTGGATGAAAACTTCTCCCTCCGGTTCCAAAATGCCGAATGCACCTGGGGAAAATCCTGAGCCTGATTTAAATTCAAGTCCTGAATTTGTTACTTTTGGAAAAAATATGTCCAAACCTAAACTTCCTATCCGTAAAGAAGGGCCTAACGGTAGAAAAGGAGAAATTTCAAAATCATCCGCAACATAGGAGATGATTTTTAATTGGGTGGAAGATGAGCTATGTCTCAGAAATTCCAGAAGATTGGAGCGGATACTTTCTTCTTTTTCCTTCCTGGAAGGAACTCCCAAGAGAATAGATTTACTTTTTTTTCTGGCTTCCGATTTAGAAACCAAATCAAAGATCTCCGATCAAACCTTCTTCCAAAAGAGTGATCAATTTTTTGGTCTTTTCTTCCGCTTCGGGAGAAGAAGGTCCCGAGTCGCCTGTTTGGTTTTTAGATTGTTCCAATTCGTCCGCGAAGTTTAAAGCAGCGAGTACCGCGAGTTTCAATTTAGGTGCGTTAGGCATTCCCAGTTGTAACTCACGGATCTTTCGGTCCACCAATTCGGCGAGCCTATGGATATACTCCGGATCGGTATCGCCTACAATGGTATAGTCGTCGCCCAGTATACGAGCTTTGACTCTCTCACTCATAAAAATTACTTAGGATCGTCTTCGATGACTAAGAAGTCGTCGTCTTCATCCGCATCGAATACACTGATCGCGTCATCATCGTCTTCGATAATGATATCATCATCGTCGACAGAAACAGGGCTGAAGTCGTCGATAGGTTCGTCGGTGATGATGATCTCGTCGTCTCCTCCGGAAGAATCGGAAGATTCAGTTAGAACGGAAATATCATCGTCTTCGTCGTCTAGAAGAATGATCTCATCGTCTTCGTTAAAATCCTCTTCCGAAGAATCTCTAACTACTGAAGGAGCAGCAGAAGCCGCCGCTCCAGCAACTGCACCCGCCGCAGCACCGCTAGCAAAAGAAGAAGTCGAACTAGGCTTAGGTGAAGTAGAAGGAGAGGAAGATCCGCTGCCGGAAGCAGGAAGACCATCCAAACGTCCCAGAAGCTGATTGATCTTAGCTTCGAGTGCACGTTCTCTTTCTTTGATCCCTTCCAACTCTGCATTCGCTTTTTGGAGTTGTTCGCGAAGAGAAGAAAGTTCTTTCTCTTTCTCTTCCATCGCCAGTTTCATCTGGTCGTTTTCCGCGCGAAGAGATTCGTTTTCTGTTTCCAGGCGACCGTTTTCCGCCCGAAGGTCGCTAATGAGTTCGAGTGCTTTTAGGACTTTACTCTCGAGCTCCTCAATTGTCTCCATAGTTAACATAATGCGAACCTCGTTCTCCTTAGTTGGAGTGGTTTATTTTATAAAATTACACTTAGAGCGAAATTCCGCCTAAATATTTGTGACCTGCCTAATCGGCAAAATCCATCCCATTTTTCATCTTTCTCAAAAAGAGAAAAACCTTTTTTTCTAAAAACAAAGAAAGCCCGTAGAATTACGGGCTTTTTACAAGAGGAAGGATCCGTAACCGAACCCTTCCTAAGGGCGAAAAATCTTACGCCGCTACCTTGATTTTTTCAACTAGAGCGTTGAAAGTTTCTTTGTCGTTGAACGCAAGTTCTGCCAAGGCCTTTCTGTCCAAGGAAATATTGGCTTTTTTCAGTCCATACATGAACTGAGAATAAGAAAGTCCAGCTTCACGAGCAGCAGCATTGATACGGATAATCCAAAGTTTGCGGAAATCACGTTTTTTTGCTCTTCTGTCTCTGTACGCCCACTGACCCGCTTTCATCACTGCGGATTTCGCAGTTCTGTAAAGTTTAGATCTGGCTCCTCTAAAACCTTTTGCGGTTTTTAGGATTTTTTTACGACGATTCTTGTGTATGGTTCCGTTTGTTGCGCGTGGCATTATCGAACTCCGTAAGGCATGAGTCTAACGATTGCTTTCCAATCCGCATCCACTACCAAGGTCATTCCTCTAAGACGACGACGTCTTTTAGGTCCTTTTTTGGTAAGAATGTGACGGGTGTTCATACTCTTCCGTTTTATTTTATTATTTTTGGAAAACTTGAACCGTTTAGCTGCGGCTCTATTTGTTTTAAGCTTAGGCATTTCCCCTACCTCGATAATTCCTGAATATTTACTCTATTGCTTTGCAGCAAGAGGTGTGATAACTACAACGATTTGGCGGCCGTCTAACACTGGTTCTCTTTCCGGAGTACCGACCGATTTCAAATCTTCTACCATTCGATTGACTACGTTCATCCCGAGTTCGGAGTGCATCATTTCACGACCGCGAAAGCGAAGGCTGACTTTAACTTTGTCCCCTTTTTGAAGAAACTCCACTGCGTGGCGTTTTTTAATATCGTAATCATGTTGTTCGATCCTTGGACGGATCTTCACTTCTTTCACGTTGATTACGTGCTGTTTCTTCTTAGCTTCCTTACTCTTTTTAAGTAGTTCGAACTTATATTTACCGTAATCGATGATCTTGCAGACGTGAATCTCTTGGTCACCTGATACTTCCACCAGATCCAAGTTTTCTTCTTTAGCGCGCCGTAAAGCCTCGTCAAAAGAAACGATCATTACACCGTCATCCGACACCAATCTTACCTGGGATACCCCTGTAATTTTCTCATTAATTCTATGAGTAAATAGCTTATCGGTGGGTTTCGGTTGAGGCCTCTTCTGCATTCAATCTCCGGTTTTTTCCAATTTTTTGGCTAGTAGGCTAGCTTTCAAGCGATTTTCTCTGCAGATAGCCTAGTACATCAAGTAGAATTTAGTTCGGGAGACACAGAGATGAGGGAGACGCAAAGTTTTTTTCTCACGCAGAGACACAGAGCCGCAGAGGGTAAATTAAAACCAAAAACTCTCTGCGCCTTGGCGACTCTGCGTGCCAATCGTTCTGCGTCTTACAAACCCTCTGCGACCTCTTTTTCGAGAAGGGCCTGGAAGTCGGAATATGACATAGAAATTGTTTCTTCTGAGCCTCGTTTTCGGACCGCAACTGTGCCTGAATCCTTCTCCTTTTGGCCCAATACCAGTAGGTAATTTGCCTTTTTCAGGATAGAATCTCGGATCTTGGCGCCTATCTTTTCATTTCTGAAATCAGCTTCCGCCCTAAAACCGGATTCGATCAGATTTTTCAGGATCTCGGATCCATATTCCTGCACATTTTCAGTTACGGTTAGAACGCGTATTTGGTTCGGAGAGATCCAAAGTGGGAACTTACCTTCGAAATGTTCTATTAATATCCCAATAAATCTTTCCAAGGAACCATAGATCGCTCTGTGGATCATTACAGGTCTTTTTTTAGCTCCGTCAGAATCGGTATAATCCAACTCGAAACGATCCGGCATGGAGAAGTCTATCTGGACGGTTCCACATTGCCACATCCTTCCAATAGAATCCTTGATATTAAATTCTATCTTAGGTCCGTAGAATGCACCTTCTCCTTCTTTAATGGAGAATGGGATATTTCTTTTTTCCAATGCTTGTTGGAGAGCGTTAGTAGCAAACTCCCAATCTTCGTCCTTACCTTGGGACTTTTCGGGACGAGTAGCGATATAAGTTTTGAATTCTTGGAATCCGAACTTCTTATACACATTGAAGGTGAAGTCTATGATATCTAATACTTCAGTTTCCAGATATTCCAAAGGTGCATAGATATGCGCATCATCTTGGGTGAATGCTCTTACTCTGAAAAGTCCGTGAAGAACTCCGTGTAATTCATGACGATGCACACTTCCTAATTCAGCGAATCTTAGAGGAAGTTCTCTATAAGAATGAAGATGGTGTTTGTAGATC from Leptospira dzoumogneensis harbors:
- a CDS encoding protein-glutamate methylesterase/protein-glutamine glutaminase, which codes for MVGTPADGSIRVVIIDDSLLVRNIISDQIKKESRIQVIATGKTGVDCIELATKLRPDLVILDVEMPVMDGLSALQELQKRKLGIPVMMLSVLTQHGADATFKALEYGAIDFVPKPSSSNQFNPEEIGTVLKNRILAYFDSLRPSHAGLDPKKIVDTVKSKIFKDEKKAVEAVCIGTSTGGPKALQTVFSDFPENFHLPIFVVQHMPVGFTKAFASRLNDHSKITVKEAEDGEEVRPGTGYVAPGDAHLKIESKAGRKWIALGREALVNGHRPSVEVLFDSAIREYGSALVGVIMTGMGKDGAAATLRMRETGASTVAQDEDSSVIFGMNRQAIEMGGVQFVEPVSAITSRILSILKERGN
- a CDS encoding chemotaxis protein CheW, producing MAGVLGEYTELFLEESEDQIEELNANLLKLEKDQSDPQTINDIFRAAHSLKSSAAFVGLYNLSDLAHKMENLLQSIRDGKLAVNLSLVNLLFQCFDLIKNVIVNVAAGKKVDTPYTDMIQRLEAYEKNPDMASAPNAGARSVSQSAAPVAKQEEISGNGIDLDADDQKEIEEILRNGTGKPWLLKVGLKKDSPMKGLRYTLIVQNLKNLGQVFRTKPSAEELENGTEAPYLSILIISSESQEELTKAANVDMVENLMIQEYKLSGYSETGVSSSYQLDEEERSTEAKVTLKSIKVSSDKLDQLMNNVGELVITNSGFQKIYDDLLRTFGDDQLFNELKGRIDLINRISKELQSGIMNIRMVPISTVFRRFSRLVRDLSLETGKTVDLVLNGESTELDKKVIDALGEPLLHLIRNSVDHGIETPEERRRLGKPETGIVELNAYQGGSNIMVEIRDDGRGLDLDKIRKKAIEKGLVSETDAVALEESDIYQFIFAPGFSTADKITDISGRGVGMNVVNSLIQEFKGKILIQSQKGSGTSFVLSFPQALAIIPSILIVMEEEVYAFPLSEVNETIKVNNEQITTLEGNEIINLRGEVLPIYRLNRILGLQDKTDREEFPVVIVQYKGRKLGFMVDELVGKHETVIKSLEKNFKNIKGLTGASIMGDGTIIMVLDIPGLVEFAAELEENARYVNYHLETMKRISTIRTIETEEEKYIQKTSNPTNVYNHKLHEITTRERERRKKSERKKSEESKKVIVAKEELEREVSSTPIKTTMEIRTSEEKLITSTESPSELSSNTAVLERPAAKKEGMEEAYRSHINELISDSPVSDEERKRADHIIEGFLEQKKQRIMAVSHSKEFTGNLSKEQIKKIESVVNTGMMNAGMVLSQILNRNVDLFIPEIIMNDKEGLASEIRFSDDKFYGMKVRMTGDLNGNMLMMFSRENAKNLARELLDSNPSGDILDDDTKSVLSEIANIVCASVLNSISNKAKVGVMPDVPELVEGTFLEVLDVVKPERTKFLSMLTEFNHEGNNLLGVLLFLPDFDELMDLLPKF
- a CDS encoding chemotaxis protein CheW, coding for MDKNNHAELNQEEKELDTIQEFLTFEVDKEIFGIDILYIHEILKPVPITRIPNVEGFILGVINLRGEIIPIMDLKELFGLGFCDILPSTRIIVVVTGEKRAGLLVDSVKQVVKIRRDKVSQADEDLSVNYSELIESVSQFEDSLILNLNLSKVMDYAGEEA
- a CDS encoding 5-formyltetrahydrofolate cyclo-ligase; translated protein: MVSKSEARKKSKSILLGVPSRKEKEESIRSNLLEFLRHSSSSTQLKIISYVADDFEISPFLPLGPSLRIGSLGLDIFFPKVTNSGLEFKSGSGFSPGAFGILEPEGEVFIQPEDADWILVPALGWNSDGARLGRGKGFYDRSLKDIVSEKMIGLSFEDLYPCDFSAEPHDLKAGTVITEKKNHCFPGKMGEKSVG
- a CDS encoding cell division protein ZapA; the encoded protein is MSERVKARILGDDYTIVGDTDPEYIHRLAELVDRKIRELQLGMPNAPKLKLAVLAALNFADELEQSKNQTGDSGPSSPEAEEKTKKLITLLEEGLIGDL
- the rplT gene encoding 50S ribosomal protein L20 encodes the protein MPRATNGTIHKNRRKKILKTAKGFRGARSKLYRTAKSAVMKAGQWAYRDRRAKKRDFRKLWIIRINAAAREAGLSYSQFMYGLKKANISLDRKALAELAFNDKETFNALVEKIKVAA